In Niallia sp. FSL W8-0635, one genomic interval encodes:
- the rlmN gene encoding 23S rRNA (adenine(2503)-C(2))-methyltransferase RlmN, with translation MMEQVKTSSRRRQKAEPTIPSIYSMELQALKDWLTEHNEKAFRADQIFEWLYKQRVTSFEDMTNLSKNLRLMLQENFTITTLNTLIQQTSNDGTIKFLFELHDGYSIETVLMRHDYGNSVCVTTQVGCRIGCTFCASTLGGLKRNLEAGEIVAQVVKVQQALDELGERVSSVVIMGIGEPFDNFTSMLSFLKIINHEQALNIGARHITVSTSGIIPKIYEFADQNMQINFAVSLHAPNTELRSRLMPINRAYKLPDLIEAIRYYVDKTGRRVSFEYGLFGNVNDQVEHAEELAELVKGIKCHVNLIPVNYVPERDYVRTPKDQIFLFEKTLKNRGVNVTIRREQGSDIDAACGQLRAKERKEETR, from the coding sequence ATGATGGAACAAGTAAAAACATCATCAAGAAGAAGACAAAAGGCAGAACCAACTATTCCCTCCATTTACTCAATGGAATTACAAGCATTAAAGGATTGGCTAACAGAGCATAATGAAAAGGCGTTTCGTGCTGATCAAATTTTTGAATGGCTATATAAACAAAGAGTAACCTCATTTGAGGATATGACTAACTTATCGAAAAATTTACGTTTGATGTTACAGGAAAATTTCACGATTACAACATTAAACACGCTTATTCAGCAAACATCTAATGATGGAACAATTAAGTTTTTATTTGAATTACATGATGGCTATTCGATTGAAACAGTTTTAATGCGCCATGATTATGGCAATTCTGTATGTGTAACGACACAAGTAGGCTGTCGAATTGGATGTACATTCTGTGCTTCTACCTTAGGTGGATTAAAAAGAAATTTAGAAGCAGGAGAAATCGTTGCTCAAGTCGTAAAAGTACAACAGGCACTAGATGAATTAGGCGAACGTGTAAGTTCTGTTGTTATTATGGGGATTGGGGAACCATTTGATAACTTTACTAGTATGTTAAGTTTCTTAAAAATTATTAATCATGAACAAGCATTGAATATTGGTGCAAGACATATCACTGTTTCCACTAGTGGTATTATCCCGAAAATTTATGAATTTGCAGATCAAAATATGCAAATTAACTTTGCTGTTTCCCTTCACGCTCCAAACACGGAGCTAAGAAGTAGACTAATGCCGATCAACAGAGCGTATAAATTACCTGATTTAATCGAAGCAATCCGTTATTATGTAGATAAGACAGGAAGACGAGTAAGCTTTGAATATGGCTTGTTTGGTAATGTAAATGATCAAGTAGAGCATGCAGAAGAGCTAGCTGAGCTTGTAAAAGGAATAAAGTGTCATGTTAACTTAATTCCTGTAAATTATGTACCAGAAAGAGACTATGTAAGAACACCGAAAGATCAAATCTTTTTATTTGAAAAAACGTTAAAGAACCGTGGAGTAAATGTTACAATCCGTCGTGAGCAAGGTTCAGATATCGATGCGGCATGTGGACAGCTTCGTGCGAAGGAGAGAAAAGAAGAGACGAGGTGA